A DNA window from Macadamia integrifolia cultivar HAES 741 chromosome 4, SCU_Mint_v3, whole genome shotgun sequence contains the following coding sequences:
- the LOC122077012 gene encoding dolichol-phosphate mannose synthase subunit 3, translating to MKHIVKIMSLLVAITAFWIGLLESSVVPRSYAWLLPLYFIVSLGCYGLLMVGIGLMRFPTCPQEAALLQQDIAEAKEFFKQKGVDVGRD from the exons ATGAAGCATATTGTAAAGATTATGTCTTTGCTAGTGGCCATCACTGCCTTTTGGATTGGCCTCTTAGAGTCGTCAGTGGTTCCACGTAGTTACGCTTGGTTG CTACCACTCTACTTTATTGTATCGCTAGGATGCTATGGTCTTCTAATGGTTGGAATTGGCTTGATGAGGTTTCCAACATGTCCTCAAGAAGCAGCGCTGCTACAACAG GACATAGCAGAAGCCAAAGAGTTCTTCAAACAAAAAGGGGTTGATGTGGGTCGTGATTAA